Proteins co-encoded in one Tachysurus fulvidraco isolate hzauxx_2018 chromosome 17, HZAU_PFXX_2.0, whole genome shotgun sequence genomic window:
- the parietopsin gene encoding parietopsin, translating to MISNFSNPWEQVNDIHVSILVTNCTVLLVTFFVGIPANLFVTYAVYHQKSLQTSTNALLVNLAVIDLLRCATDCPLLLVVVLNENNKRDLGDLFCDGQVISFSLSCCVQLFTLASISAERHQAIANPFKTAKRRKRVKVWIPVTWAVAIVVSALCVMFTKDSIVYVRCRALHWDTLKTYGSFGRYVLLPVWSLCLALIVGFYSHIFILVKAHNRKIFDKGISAPTYKKVPEVVESKIAFVMEPVALKEIYNTQFIQERNEPSHSTKSCNGDPKDQNQTLSMDPKTTDVKKEETLKYPNQQSVILVSELHHDTNELIDLENNGENSSDLLKDVEKPKSEQVPPAATKQQIVSEPHNPSTELTNPKNGEDNPGDPPKDDKNPDSQQVTPGADDAQTAGQTIEVMGEVCMMPSFTNKERGSKKKESKLAKRSGYIILTFLVFWMPLIGTVVLNTFLNKNQIWEMMQDFEVLVVSISCMTSLTNPIIYAVVNPQFRTEFHSLKARCKALYTN from the exons ATGATCAGTAATTTCTCTAATCCTTGGGAACAAGTGAATGACATCCATGTGTCCATCCTGGTTACCAACTGTACAGTGTTGCTTGTAACCTTTTTTGTGGGAATCCCAGCCAACCTTTTTGTCACGTATGCTGTGTACCATCAGAAATCCCTCCAGACCTCCACCAATGCTCTCTTGGTTAATCTCGCAGTCATCGACCTGCTGCGATGTGCTACAGACTGTCCGTTACTCCTGGTTGTCGTCTTGAACGAAAACAACAAAAGAGACCTTGGGGATCTTTTCTGTGATGGCCAGGTGATATCATTTTCCCTCAGCTGCTGTGTCCAGTTGTTCACTCTGGCAAGCATTAGTGCTGAAAGACACCAGGCCATTGCTAATCCATTTAAGACCGCTAAGCGGCGAAAACGGGTTAAGGTGTGGATCCCGGTCACCTGGGCTGTGGCCATCGTGGTGTCAGCTCTGTGCGTCATGTTTACAAAAGACTCCATTGTTTATGTGCGATGTAGAGCTTTGCATTGGGATACTTTAAAGACATATGGCTCATTTGGACGTTATGTCTTGTTGCCTGTCTGGTCCCTGTGCTTGGCTCTTATTGTTGGCTTCTATTCCCACATATTTATCCTGGTCAAAGCGCACAATAGAAAGATTTTTGACAAGGGCATTTCAGCGCCAACTTACAAAAAAGTGCCTGAAGTTGTAGAATCAAAGATTGCCTTTGTGATGGAACCAGTGGCGCTGAAAGAAATTTATAATACTCAATTCATTCAAGAGAGAAATGAGCCATCACATAGTACAAAGTCATGTAATGGAGATCCTAAGGACCAAAATCAGACTCTTTCTATGGACCCCAAAACCACGGATGTCAAGAAAGAAGAGACTCTCAAATATCCCAACCAGCAAAGTGTAATACTTGTTTCTGAACTGCACCACGACACAAATGAACTGATAGATCTGGAAAACAATGGTGAGAATTCAAGTGATCTTCTTAAAGATGTCGAGAAACCAAAATCTGAGCAAGTTCCTCCAGCAGCAACCAAGCAGCAAATCGTTTCTGAACCGCACAACCCTTCAACTGAACTGACAAATCCGAAGAATGGTGAGGATAACCCAGGTGATCCTCCAAAGGATGACAAGAACCCAGACTCACAGCAGGTTACTCCAGGAGCAGATGATGCTCAGACAGCAGGCCAAACCATAGAGGTGATGGGAGAAGTGTGCATGATGCCATCCTTCACCAATAAAGAAAGGGGCAGCaagaagaaagagagcaagCTGGCCAAGCGCTCTGGTTACATCATTCTTACTTTTCTAGTCTTCTGGATGCCGCTGATTGGGACAGTGGTCCTGAACACGTTTCTGAACAAAAACCAGATTTGGGAA ATGATGCAGGATTTTGAAGTTCTTGTGGTCTCCATTTCCTGCATGACATCCCTCACCAACCCGATCATTTATGCAGTGGTGAATCCTCAGTTCCGCACCGAATTCCACAGCCTGAAGGCGAGATGTAAAGCACTATACacaaattga
- the cax2 gene encoding putative cation exchanger C521.04c isoform X2, with amino-acid sequence MCFFNLEVVNELYSELNIIKPNTGTLITCGNVLYIFIFGWWISLVYLFIGIMMYITIIGAPHGKLCFRLSCYFLWPFGKAIQKASCPLSNVGAKLHSDLLGEADEGKAASPLLRPSTVMENTEESPRPPEQHYWNHLSVYVWVLLGYPPLVVAHGVLCVLSWLLVFTIPVAKMSIRTLSNVLLIAPEHVLINNDTREGEGQAILCCYHAVNIYYYKYKVDGINVFAVNLLPLVVVSLVIGYVDQDNHFASAEVKFTTAIGSLIPLSYYIAMGIASISAQSNFAVGAVVNASFGSITELSFYITALLRGHHQSNMCLQEIVKAALTGTLLGCILFIPGICMIIGGLKHREQRFNSRSAGVSASLLFISVGGVFAPTLFSKAYGNLVCEGCTNSSGTNSSNGTFTCRNCHYDLNGDNYSLFPSHIAPLVYTVSFLLPVSYIIGLLFTLKTHSHIYDIHVGDGGARHLDAVVHWSRWRALLILIIATVLMSACADLITEHIQPILNHPNISQYFIGVTVLAMVPEIPEIVTGIQFALQNNISLSLEVGSCIAVQVCMIQIPILVLFNAIYDVGFVLIFSDLHLWASIFSVILVNYIFMDGKSDYFQGTALVIVYLILLALYFFAPSPAGC; translated from the exons atgtgtttttttaatttagaggTTGTGAATGAGCTCTACTCAGAGCTCAACATCATTAAACCAAACACAG GCACTTTAATTACATGTGGCAAtgttttgtatatattcatattcgGTTGGTGGATCTCTCTGGTCTACCTTTTCATTGGTATCATGATGTACATCACTATTATTGGAGCACCTCATG GTAAACTGTGCTTCAGACTGTCCTGTTACTTTCTGTGGCCATTTGGAAAAGCAATACAGAAG GCAAGTTGTCCACTCTCAAACGTTGGTGCGAAACTCCACAGTGATTTACTAGGTGAAGCGGATGAGGGGAAGGCAGCCTCTCCCTTACTGAGGCCCTCCACTGTGATGGAAAACACAGAGGAATCACCCAGGCCTCCAGAGCAGCACTACTGG aatcatctgagtgtgtatgtgtgggtccTTCTTGGATATCCTCCTCTGGTTGTGGCtcatggtgtgttgtgtgttctctCCTGGCTCTTGGTCTTCACCATCCCCGTCGCCAAAATGAGCATCCGAACCCTGAGCAATGTCTTGCTAATTGCCCCTGAGCATGTCCTCATAAACAATGACACTAGG gaaGGTGAAGGTCAAGCCATTCTGTGCTGCTACCATGCGGTGAATATCTATTACTACAAGTACAAGGTTGATGGGATCAATGTTTTTGCCGTCA ATCTCCTTCCTTTGGTTGTTGTCTCTCTGGTGATTGGCTATGTGGATCAGGACAACCACTTTGCCAGTGCTGAGGTTAAGTTCACCACTGCAATAGGTTCACTCATCCCGTTGTCTTATTATATAGCAATGGGTATAGccag TATATCAGCTCAGAGTAACTTTGCAGTCGGAGCAGTGGTCAATGCCTCGTTTGGCTCTATCACCGAGCTTTCCTTTTACATCACAGCCTTGCTTAGGGGTCATCACCAGAGCAACATGTGTCTGCAAGAGATCGTGAAAGCAGCATTGACTGGGACGTTGCTCGGGTGTATTCTGTTCATCCCA GGGATCTGTATGATCATCGGAGGGCTCAAACACAGGGAACAGAGGTTTAATAGCCGTTCAGCCGGAGTCAGTGCGTCTCTACTTTTCATATCTGTCGGAG GTGTGTTTGCCCCTACTCTCTTCTCTAAAGCTTATGGAAATCTGGTGTGTGAAGGCTGCACTAATTCCTCAGGGACCAACAGTAGCAATGGGACGTTCACATGCAGGAACTGCCATTACGACCTG AACGGAGACAACTACAGCCTGTTTCCTAGCCATATAGC ACCCCTGGTGTACACGGTGTCGTTTCTGCTGCCCGTGTCCTACATCATCGGCCTTCTGTTCACTCTGAAGACTCATTCGCACATCTATGATATTCACGTTGGGGACGGAGGTG CAAGGCATCTAGACGCAGTGGTGCATTGGTCTCGCTGGAGAGCTCTGCTGATCCTGATCATAGCCACAGTGCTCATGTCTGCCTGCGCTGATCTCATCACTGAGCACATCCAGCCCATACTGAACCACCCAAACATCTCCCAG TACTTTATAGGTGTGACAGTTTTGGCTATGGTTCCTGAAATACCAGAGATAGTCACTGGTATACAGTTTGCACTTCAGAATAATATCAGCTTGAG TTTAGAGGTCGGGAGCTGCATTGCGGTTCAGGTTTGCATGATTCAGATCCCCATATTGGTCCTGTTCAACGCCATTTAC GATGTTGGCTTTGTGCTCATCTTCAGTGACCTGCATCTGTGGGCCAGCATCTTCAGCGTCATCCTCGTCAACTACATCTTCATGGACGGAAAGTCTGATTACTTTCAAG GTACGGCTCTCGTGATCGTCTATCTCATCCTCCTCGCTCTCTACTTCTTTGCTCCTTCACCAGCAGGTTGTTAA
- the cax2 gene encoding putative cation exchanger C521.04c isoform X1, whose translation MSSRTETRRRQTNTDHENEELSWDQSSVRANAGVSGYPYSSCCDHVCGNDQQVSTTDCHLHLPCCPYRPQHTNKGHSAQTTNETWEEVLCSKTTISAENEVEAQKLANNYKFGFRKWKSHVTERPFEDRSEIVKELYSELNIIKPNTGTLITCGNVLYIFIFGWWISLVYLFIGIMMYITIIGAPHGKLCFRLSCYFLWPFGKAIQKASCPLSNVGAKLHSDLLGEADEGKAASPLLRPSTVMENTEESPRPPEQHYWNHLSVYVWVLLGYPPLVVAHGVLCVLSWLLVFTIPVAKMSIRTLSNVLLIAPEHVLINNDTREGEGQAILCCYHAVNIYYYKYKVDGINVFAVNLLPLVVVSLVIGYVDQDNHFASAEVKFTTAIGSLIPLSYYIAMGIASISAQSNFAVGAVVNASFGSITELSFYITALLRGHHQSNMCLQEIVKAALTGTLLGCILFIPGICMIIGGLKHREQRFNSRSAGVSASLLFISVGGVFAPTLFSKAYGNLVCEGCTNSSGTNSSNGTFTCRNCHYDLNGDNYSLFPSHIAPLVYTVSFLLPVSYIIGLLFTLKTHSHIYDIHVGDGGARHLDAVVHWSRWRALLILIIATVLMSACADLITEHIQPILNHPNISQYFIGVTVLAMVPEIPEIVTGIQFALQNNISLSLEVGSCIAVQVCMIQIPILVLFNAIYDVGFVLIFSDLHLWASIFSVILVNYIFMDGKSDYFQGTALVIVYLILLALYFFAPSPAGC comes from the exons ATGTCCTCTCGTACAGAAACTCGAAGAAGACAAACTAACACCGACCACGAAAAtgaag AGCTTTCATGGGACCAGAGTAGTGTCCGAGCTAATGCTGGTGTTAGTGGTTATCCCTACAGCTCCTgttgtgatcatgtgtgtggaAATGACCAGCAAGTCAGTACCACTGACTGCCACCTGCATTTGCCCTGCTGCCCTTACAGaccccaacacacaaacaaag GACATAGTGCACAGACAACTAATGAAACGTGGGAAGAAGTATTATGCAGTAAGACCACTATAAGTGCTGAAAATGAGGTGGAGGCACAAAAACTTGCCAATAATTACAAG TTCGGATTTAGAAAGTGGAAAAGCCATGTGACCGAACGACCTTTTGAGGACAGGTCAGAGATTGTGAAGGAGCTCTACTCAGAGCTCAACATCATTAAACCAAACACAG GCACTTTAATTACATGTGGCAAtgttttgtatatattcatattcgGTTGGTGGATCTCTCTGGTCTACCTTTTCATTGGTATCATGATGTACATCACTATTATTGGAGCACCTCATG GTAAACTGTGCTTCAGACTGTCCTGTTACTTTCTGTGGCCATTTGGAAAAGCAATACAGAAG GCAAGTTGTCCACTCTCAAACGTTGGTGCGAAACTCCACAGTGATTTACTAGGTGAAGCGGATGAGGGGAAGGCAGCCTCTCCCTTACTGAGGCCCTCCACTGTGATGGAAAACACAGAGGAATCACCCAGGCCTCCAGAGCAGCACTACTGG aatcatctgagtgtgtatgtgtgggtccTTCTTGGATATCCTCCTCTGGTTGTGGCtcatggtgtgttgtgtgttctctCCTGGCTCTTGGTCTTCACCATCCCCGTCGCCAAAATGAGCATCCGAACCCTGAGCAATGTCTTGCTAATTGCCCCTGAGCATGTCCTCATAAACAATGACACTAGG gaaGGTGAAGGTCAAGCCATTCTGTGCTGCTACCATGCGGTGAATATCTATTACTACAAGTACAAGGTTGATGGGATCAATGTTTTTGCCGTCA ATCTCCTTCCTTTGGTTGTTGTCTCTCTGGTGATTGGCTATGTGGATCAGGACAACCACTTTGCCAGTGCTGAGGTTAAGTTCACCACTGCAATAGGTTCACTCATCCCGTTGTCTTATTATATAGCAATGGGTATAGccag TATATCAGCTCAGAGTAACTTTGCAGTCGGAGCAGTGGTCAATGCCTCGTTTGGCTCTATCACCGAGCTTTCCTTTTACATCACAGCCTTGCTTAGGGGTCATCACCAGAGCAACATGTGTCTGCAAGAGATCGTGAAAGCAGCATTGACTGGGACGTTGCTCGGGTGTATTCTGTTCATCCCA GGGATCTGTATGATCATCGGAGGGCTCAAACACAGGGAACAGAGGTTTAATAGCCGTTCAGCCGGAGTCAGTGCGTCTCTACTTTTCATATCTGTCGGAG GTGTGTTTGCCCCTACTCTCTTCTCTAAAGCTTATGGAAATCTGGTGTGTGAAGGCTGCACTAATTCCTCAGGGACCAACAGTAGCAATGGGACGTTCACATGCAGGAACTGCCATTACGACCTG AACGGAGACAACTACAGCCTGTTTCCTAGCCATATAGC ACCCCTGGTGTACACGGTGTCGTTTCTGCTGCCCGTGTCCTACATCATCGGCCTTCTGTTCACTCTGAAGACTCATTCGCACATCTATGATATTCACGTTGGGGACGGAGGTG CAAGGCATCTAGACGCAGTGGTGCATTGGTCTCGCTGGAGAGCTCTGCTGATCCTGATCATAGCCACAGTGCTCATGTCTGCCTGCGCTGATCTCATCACTGAGCACATCCAGCCCATACTGAACCACCCAAACATCTCCCAG TACTTTATAGGTGTGACAGTTTTGGCTATGGTTCCTGAAATACCAGAGATAGTCACTGGTATACAGTTTGCACTTCAGAATAATATCAGCTTGAG TTTAGAGGTCGGGAGCTGCATTGCGGTTCAGGTTTGCATGATTCAGATCCCCATATTGGTCCTGTTCAACGCCATTTAC GATGTTGGCTTTGTGCTCATCTTCAGTGACCTGCATCTGTGGGCCAGCATCTTCAGCGTCATCCTCGTCAACTACATCTTCATGGACGGAAAGTCTGATTACTTTCAAG GTACGGCTCTCGTGATCGTCTATCTCATCCTCCTCGCTCTCTACTTCTTTGCTCCTTCACCAGCAGGTTGTTAA
- the armc10 gene encoding armadillo repeat-containing protein 10, producing MKYYTCFMMGEEGVLQKLGNMKAFLGIVAGAGASYGLYKMLLRACREDPEIKKIKAKESVNIQPGSLMAKVSGFNVVSGNMNTEVASGEIFSKSPSSLEPRHLSVLLSVLQSSPSPTERKQVLITLGNAAAFTVNQDLLREFGGLHIISSFLSDPEPDVRVQTLNALNNLSMNICNQEQLKIYVPSVLELIEMSPVNSDLQLAALRLLTNLTVTDNHQHLLKNSITLLLSLLVVSNSVLQIQVLKVLVNLSSNPDLMDDIVQAQAPASLVLLYDCCTSPEVLLRLLVFIGNLRAWRPSAQVAEMLRRRPDSLYCVLLDSFSQIHSRLPLLLSHPDEEIRAQVVRLLA from the exons ATGAAATATTACACTTGTTTTATGATGGGAGAGGAGGGGGTATTACAAAAGCTGGGTAATATGAAGGCTTTTTTGGGCATCGTAGCAGGAGCAGGAGCTTCGTATGGACTGTACAAAATGTTACTGCGCGCCTGCAGAGAAGATCcagagataaagaaaataaaggcgAAAGAAAGTGTGAATATACAGCCAGGAAGTCTGATGGCCAAAGTGTCTGGATTTAATGTTGTTAGTGGGAATATGAACACAGAGGTCGCATCAG GTGAAATTTTCTCCAAATCCCCCAGCAGTCTGGAGCCTCGACATCTCAGTGTGCTTCTCTCTGTCCTACAGAGCAGCCCAAGCCctacagagagaaaacaagtCCTTATCACTTTAGGAAATGCTGCAGCGTTTACAGTGAACCAG GATCTTCTTCGTGAATTTGGAGGTCTTCACATCATCTCTAGCTTTCTTTCAGACCCTGAACCTGATGTCAGAGTGCAGACTCTTAATGCCTTAAATAACCTGAGCATGAATATCTGCAATCAAGAGCAGCTGAAG ATCTATGTTCCATCAGTGCTGGAGCTGATTGAGATGTCTCCCGTGAACTCGGACCTTCAGCTGGCAGCACTGAGGTTACTGACAAATCTGACTGTCACAGATAATCATCAGCATTTACTGAAGAACTCCATCACACTCCTCCTGTCACTGCTTGTAGTGAGCAACAGCGTGCTTCAG ATCCAGGTTTTGAAGGTCCTAGTCAATTTATCATCTAATCCAGACTTAATGGACGACATAGTACAAGCCCAG GCTCCTGCTTCCCTGGTGCTCCTCTATGATTGCTGCACAAGCCCAGAAGTGCTTCTTCGCCTTCTGGTCTTCATTGGGAACCTGCGGGCTTGGAGGCCGTCTGCACAGGTGGCAGAAATGCTGAGGAGGCGACCGGACTCTCTCTACTGCGTGCTGCTAGACAGCTTCTCCCAGATACACAGCAGACTCCCGCTGCTCCTCTCTCACCCTGACGAAGAGATCAGAGCTCAGGTGGTGCGGCTTCTTGCTTAA